Below is a window of Myxococcus xanthus DNA.
GAACGCCCCGTTGAGCTGGGCGCGGAGCGGTGCGGTCGGCCACCCGAAATCCGGGTCGGAGAAGGTGTCGCCACGGTGCTCCGCTTCGACACCCCCCTGATGCGCGCGGAGGTGTCCGGACCGGGACGGTTCCGTCAGGTGGTGGACCGGGAACTCCTCATCCTGGTGCCCGAGGAGCCAGTAGCCGACGAGTCCCGCGCAACGCTGACCGTCTACTTCGCGGATGGAGCGGTCCCCATCCAGGCCACGCTTCAACTCGTCATCGAGACGCCCGCACGGGCAGAACGGCAGGTGGAGCTCTTCCGTCGAGCGCGCACGGCAGCCTCCTTCCAGCGGGAGCTGCTGGAGACACGGCGGGTACTGCAGGAAGTGCGCGAGGAGAATGCACGGCTGCGAGCAGCACAGGCACGCCCCGGTGGCTTGATGGGGCTCTGGGTGAGTGGAGACATGGGGCGCACCGGCGTCGCCGCAAGAGAGTTCCTGGACGTCCGGGAGCACGCGAGGAACAGCCTGGTGCTCCGTTCCGGCCTGACCTTCCGGGCCAGGAGCATTCTGGTGGTGGTGGGCCTGAAGAACCCGCTGGGCGCGAAGCCCTGGCAGGCCACGGGCGCAGCACTGGTGGGGCCGGATGGCGCGGAGTTGAAAGTCGCGCGAGTGTGGGCACCCGCCAGCCTCAACCCCGGCGACGAAATGGACGTCCTGGTGGAGACCGAACCCGTGGAAGGCGCGCCCCGAGGCCCCTTCACCCTGACGCTGTGGGCGGAGGACGGCAAGCGCCCCATCATCCTCGGCAACATCGAATTCCCGTGAGGGGACGGGGCGGCCAGGCGCCTCACTCCAGTGCCGACTTCGGACACCCTTTCCATCACATCTCGGGTGTCCACAAAACGGTTCAGGCCCAACCGAGGGGTCTGGCCACCCCACGAACTACCCATCCAGGGTGATAGACGCATGACGCCGGACCGTGATTAGTCCGCTATTCATGCAAAATCAGAACAATCCACTTAACCTATCATGCGTCTTGGTCGCCCTGGCGTTAGGTTGCTCCAGCAGTGCCACCGGCACCGCCAGCCGCCGCGACGCTTATGCGCTGGCAACCTGCACCGACACCGTGACGTGCTGCATCCAGCGCAACCCCGGCATGCCCGAAGCGTGCGGCCTCACCGCGAGCGAAGCCGCGTCGCACATGGCAGGCGTCAAGATGGTCATAGAGGCGGCGGAAGAAGCGCCCGCCGAATGGGACGACACGCACAACGCGAACCTGCCGGAGTGGAAGCGGCGTTGCATCCGCGCCTATGGCGACTGCCAAGAATTTGACTGGACTGGCTCGTGCCACGACTGCCTTCGTTCCTGCGAGGGCCAGCAGGCATGGCCAGAGGACAAGTGTTCTCCGCGCAGGAAGAAGAAGAGGTGACACATGTCCGAGAAGATTGATTGGGACCCCATCCGCGCATTGGCACGCAGAGTCATCCGCGAAGGTGCGCCGCTCGTCCTCGACGATGATGTGCGCGCGCTCCTCCGGCGCACAGCGCGAGAAGTAGGTATCAGCGATGCGAACGCGGAGCAGGCACTTTCTACGGAGGTGGGGGCGCTAGAACTCCTCCGCGAGAGTTCGCGGCGCATCACCGACGGGTCCAACAGGCTGATGGACGCGCTGCACAGGATGTATCGCCACCAGAAGGCTGGCGACTTCGACAGCGCCCGCCAGGAAATGCGGGATGTGCTCTCCGTCGAAGTGGTGCCGCACTACCGAGAGGTAGCGGAAGGCCAGCTCGAAGACCTCGAAGATGAGCCCTGAAAGACAACAGGGCGCCGGCTCCACAGGCGGCAAGCGCCCCATCATCCTCGGCAACATCGAGTTCCCGTGAGCGGACGGAGCGGCCAGGTGTTGCCGCGCACGTTTGTTGATGGCCTGGAGCGCCTCCACGGTGAGGTGAAGCGCCGCATCCGTTCCGTGGGCGCCTTCCTCAACCGCGCCTGCGCACTGCGCCTCATCACCACCGTCGTGCTGGAGGTCTCCAGCATCTGGGCAGACCGCCGCTACCTCGACATGTCACTGCAGCCCACCGCCCTGGTGGTCGAGATGCAACCGAGCGCCGTAATCAGCCCTCAAGTCTTCGCGCACCTGAATCCGGAAGAATCCCCCCACTCTGCCAAGGGGATGAAGCGCAGTCCTTCGGGGGGAGGAGACAGGGACAACACCTTCTCCACCACGGTGCGATGGAATAGGTGGACCACGGACTCCGCGAGGCGGAAGGCCAAGCGCTCTTCGAGGGGAACCTCTCCAAGCACCGCCTCGTCGAGCACCAGCTTGTCAAGGCTCAGGAGGAAGTGGCCGTCCGCGTCTTCCTCGAAGACTGAATTACCCCGGTCCATGCATGCAAGCCGCCGCCACATGTGGACAAGCCAGTATCGCAAT
It encodes the following:
- a CDS encoding DUF2381 family protein; translated protein: MPTPLPIPLALALLLAAEPTRAQPATCREPTERPVELGAERCGRPPEIRVGEGVATVLRFDTPLMRAEVSGPGRFRQVVDRELLILVPEEPVADESRATLTVYFADGAVPIQATLQLVIETPARAERQVELFRRARTAASFQRELLETRRVLQEVREENARLRAAQARPGGLMGLWVSGDMGRTGVAAREFLDVREHARNSLVLRSGLTFRARSILVVVGLKNPLGAKPWQATGAALVGPDGAELKVARVWAPASLNPGDEMDVLVETEPVEGAPRGPFTLTLWAEDGKRPIILGNIEFP
- a CDS encoding DUSAM domain-containing protein gives rise to the protein MSEKIDWDPIRALARRVIREGAPLVLDDDVRALLRRTAREVGISDANAEQALSTEVGALELLRESSRRITDGSNRLMDALHRMYRHQKAGDFDSARQEMRDVLSVEVVPHYREVAEGQLEDLEDEP
- a CDS encoding imm11 family protein gives rise to the protein MQDDYFVLIRARSQQHPLLAWDQSASAFRKGKPVQVVEPVKLKLSEPVPPKPVMVDYHSLPSPVVSGRVKDALERERLHGVQLVPADVQVGESVLRYWLVHMWRRLACMDRGNSVFEEDADGHFLLSLDKLVLDEAVLGEVPLEERLAFRLAESVVHLFHRTVVEKVLSLSPPPEGLRFIPLAEWGDSSGFRCAKT